TAAACTCCAGCGCAACATTCAGCACAGTGGAGATGGCGGCTTTGGTGAACTCGGAGGCTGGCCAATGCCGGAACCCAGTTAGCAATAGTTTCAAGGAACCAAAGCTGGGAACCAACGCTGCACAGGGCAACAACACAGTGGACAGAAAGCGATTGGCCGTGGCGATCGCAATCAATGGGTGGATAGCTGAATCGGCAAGATTTCCAACCGCTTCGCACTCTCCGGCAGTTGCCACCAAGGGTTTTGTTAAGAACCGCAAAGTTTTGACTGCAAGATTGACGTAGGTTACCACAGTCAACCGCAGCAGACCGCCTGATCCCCAGTGGCGGCGCTCTGGGTCTGGCATCGGTGGGGATCGCTCCCTGCTCGATCGCCATGGAAAACAAAGGATTTCAGCCCCTTAGGCTCGATCATCGTTTTAATAAAAATTTAAGATTTCCCGACCCCAAATTAGTTCCTTTGGGAGCGCCCACAGGACAGAATCGCAACTGGCTGAAGGCTGGGCTAAACGCTTGGAAGGCTGAAGGTTCATAGTGCTTGCGGCAACCTGAATGCTAAAATCCATGCCGTTCAGCGCCCCGCCCCCAACGATTTATTTCTCAAGGGTTATTTCTCAAGGGACTATTTCTTAAGGGATTACTTCTCAAGGGATTATTTCTCAAGGAAAGTCTCCCTCAGGAGCGGCGGGCGACTTCGAGAGGAACAGCAACCGTGGACTATCGGGAAGCAGGGGTCGATATTGAAGCGGGTCGCGCCTTTGTGGATCGCATTCGCGATCGCGTGCAACGCACCTTCCGTCCTGAGGTGCTTGGGGGACTGGGCGGCTTTGGCGGTTGTTTTGCGCTGCCCACGGGCTATCAGGAGCCGGTATTGGTTTCCGGAACCGATGGCGTGGGTACAAAGCTGGAAATTGCCCAAAAAACCGGTCAACACAACACCGTGGGCATTGATTTGGTGGCCATGTGCGTCAACGATGTGCTGACCTCTGGAGCCGAACCCCTCTTTTTCTTGGACTACATCGCCACGGGCAAACTGCGCCCGGAGGCTATGGCCGATGTGGTGGAAGGCATTGCGATCGGCTGTGAGCAGGCGGGTTGTGCTCTGCTGGGCGGCGAAACGGCCGAAATGCCGGGATTTTATAGCGAAGGAAAATATGATTTGGCGGGCTTTTGCGTGGGCATTGCCGAGCGCAGCCGCCTCCTGACCGGTGCTCAGGTGCAGGTGGGTGATGTGGCGATCGCCCTGCCCAGCTCAGGACTGCACAGCAATGGGTTTAGCCTGGTGCGCAAGGTAGTTGAACAGGCGGGCCTGACTTGGGGCGATCGAGTAGCAGGGCTGACGGGCGATCGCACCTTAGGTGAGCTGGTACTCACGCCCACCCAAATCTATGTTCAGCCCATTTTGAACTTGCTGAAGTCTGACCTGTCGATCCATGGCATGGCGCACATTACCGGTGGCGGACTGCCGGAGAACTTGCCGCGCACCTTGGGGCCGAACCAAGCCGTAGCGGTCGATCGCAACAGTTGGCAAATTCCCCCCCTGTTCCAGTGGTTGGCCCAAACGGGCGATGTGCCAACCGCGGCCATGTTCGATACCTTTAATATGGGCGTGGGCTTCGTGGTTTTGGTGCCTGCTGCTGAAGCTGCGGCTGCCTTGACGCAGTTCAACCAGGTGGGAATTGCTGCTTGGCAATTAGGCGAAGTGGTGGCAGGTAATGGCGAAATTCTAGGGCTGTTGTAATCAGGGCTGGTTCATTAGCTTTTTGGCTATTGTTGCCGATCTTTTCGCATTCTTCCTTCTGATTGGAAGCGGCTGAAAGGTGGTTTGGAAGAAGTTTTGATCCTGTCATTGCTGTTGCGTTTGAGAGAGCTGTTGTGCTGCCACTTGCCTTGCAATTCACTTCGCCAGGGCCCGTTTTTCTGAAATTTGGCCCCCTCATCATCCGCTGGTATGGACTCTTAATTGCGATCGCCCTGATGACGGGCGTGAGCCTATCTCAATGGCTGGCAACTAAGCGTCGAATTGATCGGGATTTGGTTGCCGATGTCTCCATTTGGTTGGTGTTAGCTGCCTTGCCGGCCGCTCGGATCTATTACGTGCTGTTTAATTGGTCAGCCTACGCAGCCCATCCAGAGCGGATCATCGCCATTTGGGAAGGCGGCATTGCAATTCATGGCGCTATTTTGGGTGGCTTGGCGGCATTGTTGCTGTTTTCTCGCCTCAACAAAATTCCCTTTTGGCAGTTGGTGGATGTCATTACGCCTTCGTTGATTTTGGGCCAAGCGATCGGGCGGTGGGGCAATTTCTTTAACTCCGAAGCTTTTGGGCGGCCAACGGATTTACCTTGGAAGCTTTATATTCCGCCCGATCGTCGCCCCTTGGGCTATGAAGGATTTGAGTATTTCCATCCCACATTTCTGTACGAATCGCTCTGGAATTTGGGAGTTTTCGGGTTATTAATGACCCTCTTTTTGCGGTTGCCTAATTTGCGACCCGGGACGATCGGTTGTGTTTATGCCGTGACCTATAGTTTAGGTCGAGTTTGGATTGAAGGTTTACGCACCGATAGTCTGATGTTTGGCCCCCTGCGCATGGCTCAGATGGTGAGTTTGACCGGGGTGATTTTGGGCGGTTTGGGTTTGTTTTGGCTCTATAAACTTCGTCGATCGCTGCCTGATGTGGTGAGCGTGGGTCACGAAGCTTCCAATGGTTAAGGCTCCATTTCAATAATCATCAGAGGTAACCCAGCAAACCAGGAATTAGGCTGAAAAATTAGGGCAATAACGCTCCCCAGTTCAGACCCCAAAATAGAGATCTTCAACGGCCAAAAATCAAAACCAAGCCAACTCAAAACCAAACTAACAAAGCTACAGAATTACCAGCCAAGTAAACCCGTTTCCTTGATCGTTGGAGATCGCCATGCACAGCAGCCCACCCGATCGCAACTTCTTGGAACCTTGGTTCCGATCCCTATCCAAAATAACCAGGCTCGATGGCTTCGGCTGGCATTCTGGACTGCAAGCGATCGGCAAGGGACGCTTGGCCCATCGCGGTCTGGCCTTGCTCATCTGTTTTGGATTGATGGTGGGCGGCTGTGGATTGCCCCAAGTTAGTGCAGAGTCTCGGTTGCTATTGCCATTGTCCGTTGATTTTTTGGGGGCCTATTTGTTGCCCACTCAACAGATCATGGACACGCCCGTGGGAGGGCTTTCGGCCTTAGCATACGATCGCCAAACCGATCAATTTCTGGCCCTTTCTGACGATCGCTCTAACTTAGCTCCCGCAAGGTTCTATACGCTCAAAATTTCCTGGCGATCGACCGACAATCCTAATCCTTCTGGGGCCTCTATTTCTGATCAAAATTCAGCGCCTTCATCGGTCAAAGCAGGGCAGACTATCGATCGCGTGACGGTTGAAAGTGTCACCATTTTACGAGATGAATCGGGTGAGCCTTTTGCGGCAGGAGAAATTGATCCTGAAGGGTTAGCAATTACCCCACGAAATACGGTTTTAATTTCCAGCGAAGGCGACGTAAAACAGGGCATTCCGCCCATGATTCGCGAGTTTGATCGCAAAACGGGCATGGCCACGCGATCGCCCCTGCCCTTGCCCAGTCGCTATCTACCTGGCAACGCGGCGGACGGTTCGCCCCAAGGAATTCGCGATAATTTGGGTTTTGAGGCGCTGGGCATTGTGCCCGTGGGAGCAAATCCCTCCCCTGTAGAGCCGTTTCGGGCGTTCACAGCCACCGAAGAAAACCTGGCCCAAGATTTGGAGCCGAAACCCGAGCAAGCCGAGGGCGATCGCCCCACGATTCCGCCCCGATCGCGCATTTTACATTTCAGTTTGGGCGACGGGCCCCCATTTCCCATTTCTGAGCATTTGTACGAAATGGATCCGGCCAGCAGCACCGCCATTAGTAACGGTTTGGTGGATTTGATGCCCCTCGATCAAGGCGGACATTTCCTCAGTTTGGAGCGCACCTTTGACCCCCTAGAAGGCTTTGGAGCCAAACTCTTTCAGGTGGAATTAGGAACCGCCACAGACACCTCCAGCTATGCCAATTTGCGGGGGGCTTTACCCGATGTGAAACCCGCTTATAAAAAACTACTGCTGGACTTTAAAACCCTGGGCATCCCGATCGATAACTTGGAAGGATTGGCCCTTGGCCCCCAGTTACCAGACGGTCGCCAAAGCATCATTTTGGTGAGTGACAATAACTTTCGAGAAGCCCAAGTGACCCAGTTTATCTTGTTGGCACTGGATGGTTTTAAGGCTCAGTAAAAGGCTCAGTAAAAGGCTCAGTAAGCAGTTAGCTGAGTACTGAATTCGTGGAGCAAGCCATCAAATCATCCATTAGGAAAATTGTTGGCTGCATAGGAAACCACTTTGGGCTGAAATTGTACTAAGTGCAGGTTATTCAGCAAGTCTCGACTGTTGTACTGTCCCCAATGTTCAATTTCCAGAAAGTTGGCCCATGATAGCGCCGGTTTATAGACCCGAAAATAGCGCATGAGGTGGAGCGAAGCAGCACTTTCCAAGGGGCCAATAAACTGATTGCTGGGTTGCCCAAAGTCCACTGTCGAAGCCCAAAGGGTCATTTGCGATCGGGTCAGAAAAAAGCAACCCGCATGGGGATTTCCCGCTCGTTGGAATTGGATCGGTTGACCGAGAAACTGGCCAACCAAAACGCGCCGCTCAGTGAAATGGTGGGCAAATCCCGGATTTTGGCCAGTTTTGCTTTCAAAGTCTGGATCAACATAGACCTTGTGATAGTTCGCGTGATAGTTCGCTGAATGATGGCTTTCTGGATGATTGCTGCCTAGTACATCAGGATGGGTTGAGCTGACCAAATGCGAGGTAGATGAGTCAGAGCATTCACCGATTTCATCGGTTGCCCAAGAACCGGTTGCTAAAGAATTATTGAGCCATGGATTTGACCATTCAAAACGATGGGGCTGCAAGATGGCAGTCTCGCCTAGGAGTGACTGAAACCATTGTTGTTTCAGAAAAAATAGGGGATCACGAATGGTTAAATCATCTTCCAAATAACAATAATAGTCATAATTTTCCGAGAGCCGATCGCCCAAAACTCGCTGGCAATAAAACCCCAACTCCCGATCGGGACAATTCAGGGCAATATGCTGAAAAAGATGGCGACTGACGGGCAATTGTGACAACAAATGGCGATCGCCCGTTGTGCAAAGCAGGATATTTAGTTCACAACTTGTCCATTGGTTCACCTGTTGAATTTGTAGTCCCTGTTGGGGCTGATCTTGGAAGGCAATTTGGCGAGCATTAAAAAGGCTATGCAGTGCCTGAATTCCCTGGCTGAGGGCAGCAATTCGCGGCCGGGGATCGCGCCTGGCGGAACCATATTTCCCATCAGCGTCAGGATGAAAAAAGTGCGGAATCGCCACCAAAATTCGCATTTTATAAAACCCTCTCAACCCTAGGATGCACTGACCAAGGCCATCGATCGGGCAGCGAATCCCGCGTTGGAAAGCGCGTGGGTGACGGCTCCTGGATCGCGCACCCGGAATTGGGGGCCAAACCGCACTAATTCACGGCGGCCATCCTCCCCGCGCACAATGGCAATCACGGGTGTTTTGGCATCATCCCCCGCCCAATTCAGCAGCAAGGTTCGTAACTGGTGTTGTTGTTCAATGTTGCCGGCCAAATCGGCAGAAATCTCGATTGTTAACAGTTGAATTTGGTCAACAGGTTCCGCATCTTCAATGATGAATTGGGGTTGATCATCACGGCGATCGACCTTGCCCCAAATCATCAACTGTCGATCGGGCTGAATCAGTGGGTGAATTCGCTCATAGGCCCGGGGAAACACAATCGCCTCCGCCTGAGCCGTCAGATCTTCAATTTGCACTATGGCCATTCGATCGCCCTTTTTGGTCACCACCGGCTTCACGGAATTCAACATCACAATGGCGCTGACCGTTGCCTTGTCATCGGGTCGCTCGCCCAGTTCTGACAGGTTCATGGGAGCCAACAACCGAGAGGGTTTTTGAATATCCTTCAAGGGATGATCGGAAATATAAAATCCGAGTAATTCCTTCTCCAAATTCAACCGTTCCTGTTTGGGATAATCTTCCATCGGTTGCGCTTTGGGAGCCAAATCCAACACATTGTCTGGCGTTTTGGCATGGCTTGCGGATTCCAGTCCCATGGACAAATCAAACAGATTGCCCTGGCCGCTGGCTCGATCCTTGGCCCGGCTATGGGCCCAGTCGATAATTAACTCCAAATCAGCCATCGATTGACGGCGATTAGCCTGCAAGCAGTCCAATGCACCGCACTGCACCAATGCTTCCAAGGCCCGCCGGTTAACCGATCGCAAGTCAATTCGATCGCACAAATCAGCCAAAGATTTAAAGGAACCACCTTCCGATCGCGCCTGCAATAAACACTCGATCGCCCCCAATCCCAAGTTCCGAACTGCGCCTAAGCCAAACAGAATTTTGCCCCGTTTTCCTGATGCATCCTTGAGCGGTGTGAAGTCCACATCCGATCGATTAATATCCGGTGGCTCCACATCAATCCCCAGGCGCAAACAGCTGGCAATATACATTTGCACCTTATCCCGATCGTCGCTGTTGGAAGTCAGCAACGCCGCCATATATTCAACGGGATAATTGGCTTTCAAATAAGCCGTTTGGTAGGTCACATAGCCATAGGCTGCCGAGTGGGATTTGTTAAAGCAATATTCCGCAAACTTCACCATCTGGTCAAACAAACTTTCGGCAATTTTGCTCTTGATGCCATTGCGTGCGGCCCCATCGACAAAAATGCTTTGGTGTTTTTCCATTTCCTCCTTTTTCTTTTTCCCCATGGCCCGTCGCAGCAGATCCGCTTCACCCAAGGTATAGCCCCCCAACTCTTGGGCCACCTTCATGATCTGTTCTTGGAACACCAAAACCCCATAGGTCTCGTTCAAAATGGGTTCCAACATTTCGTGGTCATAGG
This Limnothrix sp. FACHB-406 DNA region includes the following protein-coding sequences:
- the lgt gene encoding prolipoprotein diacylglyceryl transferase, producing the protein MPLALQFTSPGPVFLKFGPLIIRWYGLLIAIALMTGVSLSQWLATKRRIDRDLVADVSIWLVLAALPAARIYYVLFNWSAYAAHPERIIAIWEGGIAIHGAILGGLAALLLFSRLNKIPFWQLVDVITPSLILGQAIGRWGNFFNSEAFGRPTDLPWKLYIPPDRRPLGYEGFEYFHPTFLYESLWNLGVFGLLMTLFLRLPNLRPGTIGCVYAVTYSLGRVWIEGLRTDSLMFGPLRMAQMVSLTGVILGGLGLFWLYKLRRSLPDVVSVGHEASNG
- a CDS encoding esterase-like activity of phytase family protein produces the protein MHSSPPDRNFLEPWFRSLSKITRLDGFGWHSGLQAIGKGRLAHRGLALLICFGLMVGGCGLPQVSAESRLLLPLSVDFLGAYLLPTQQIMDTPVGGLSALAYDRQTDQFLALSDDRSNLAPARFYTLKISWRSTDNPNPSGASISDQNSAPSSVKAGQTIDRVTVESVTILRDESGEPFAAGEIDPEGLAITPRNTVLISSEGDVKQGIPPMIREFDRKTGMATRSPLPLPSRYLPGNAADGSPQGIRDNLGFEALGIVPVGANPSPVEPFRAFTATEENLAQDLEPKPEQAEGDRPTIPPRSRILHFSLGDGPPFPISEHLYEMDPASSTAISNGLVDLMPLDQGGHFLSLERTFDPLEGFGAKLFQVELGTATDTSSYANLRGALPDVKPAYKKLLLDFKTLGIPIDNLEGLALGPQLPDGRQSIILVSDNNFREAQVTQFILLALDGFKAQ
- the purM gene encoding phosphoribosylformylglycinamidine cyclo-ligase, with protein sequence MDYREAGVDIEAGRAFVDRIRDRVQRTFRPEVLGGLGGFGGCFALPTGYQEPVLVSGTDGVGTKLEIAQKTGQHNTVGIDLVAMCVNDVLTSGAEPLFFLDYIATGKLRPEAMADVVEGIAIGCEQAGCALLGGETAEMPGFYSEGKYDLAGFCVGIAERSRLLTGAQVQVGDVAIALPSSGLHSNGFSLVRKVVEQAGLTWGDRVAGLTGDRTLGELVLTPTQIYVQPILNLLKSDLSIHGMAHITGGGLPENLPRTLGPNQAVAVDRNSWQIPPLFQWLAQTGDVPTAAMFDTFNMGVGFVVLVPAAEAAAALTQFNQVGIAAWQLGEVVAGNGEILGLL